The genomic stretch AACCTGCTCCATCCTTTGACAAACAGAACCCCCTCCTATTTGAGGAAGTAGGCAACTTCTCCAAAGGCAGATTAACTCTCCCACATCCCTCCTCAAAGCACCAGAGACATGAAAGGGTAGAGGCAGCACCAGAGGGCTATGATAATTCATCACAATCCACAGTCTTAGTAATGCAAACGAATGATTTATGCTCTGGGGCACAGAGACAGAACAATCTTAGTCATGGCAGCCTTTCAACGTTGCCTTTCCATAGCAGTAAATACGCCCAGAGATCTAATTGGGCTGCCAATGGAGTGCCAGACTCCGCAAAAGCAGAGGTGGCATTCCCCGAGCTCACTGATAAAGACGTGTGTGTTGAGATGAGTGTGGATGAGCCAGAGTTGGAGGAGTGTGTGACGCGGCCTGCGAAGCCCATGCTCCACCACAGAATCGCCTCGCATGTGCAACATGGGCGCTCGCTGACTTGCAGAGGTCACCGTGGGGATTGGTCCAGGAGCAAGAGCTTTCACTGTTGCAGTCCTGCTTCTGTGGACGATTTTGTCAGGGTCCCACCTCCTCCGCAAGCTCCAGGACCAGAACCCTGGAGAGTTGGGACCCATGGCTCTAAACTCTGGGACTCTAAGCAGCGAAGTCAGAGCCTTGACTCACGGAGACGGAAAGAGAGCAGTTTCCTGCCTCCTGATGCGTGGATAGACTCTCTCAGCCAAGAAAACTGCTCAGTTGCGTCTTCCCGTCGTCCACACACTCTGTTCTGCGAACCCCAGAGCCCTCCGACCAGGAAGATCTCCAAATCTCCTGCAAATTCTCCTTCTGCTACCCAAGCTGCCTCCCGGTCACCTCCTGCTGTGGATGCTTTATCTCTAAGGAGCAGACCAGAGAGGCCCATACCAAATGCTGACGTGCCTTGCCACTTCGAGCCAAGAGGAGAGGCGTCCATCCTTCCGAATGCCGCCAAATGGCCAGTAGACTACCGGGAGGCCATGAAAGAGGCAGGAGGTTCCTTGGAGGCCATGCGGGAAGCTTCCAGATGCATAGCCCCCGATGATTATTACCAAAAGGCACTAGAGGTGGAGGCGGAGGGCTACGAGGTGCCAATGTCTGGGAGCAGCTACAGCAGTTACGCCAGCAGCGGGCGAGGCAGCATGGAGCCCGCCAACAGACGCCTGTCCCTGTGTCACCTCTCCCCAACCCTCACCAGCTCACCTGAGACCATAGAGGAGGGCCAGGGGAGCACAGAGGACAAGCACAATCACCAAATGGAACCAAGCCAAAGGTATTGAAGACATAATGAATTAGGGGAATTATGCTTTATTGAAGAAAATGTGAGGGTTAACATTTGTAGTGCTGGAGGATCCTATTTGGTCATTATAAAGCTTTCAAGGTGAGCGTAATATACACTATATACTAATATAATTTATAGACAGAAATGCAGAAAGTTCAGTATGTTTTCAGGTTCTGCTTATCTTTCACATACCCAGTTAATTTCACCGCGTTTCTAAGCCAGTTTCCTAACAGActaattatttgctttatttttttacggcTCATAATTAAGTGTGTCAAGTTTGAAGCAAaggttgaaaaaataatataaaagcaaTTACTGTATCCTAATGGCTCAAAAGGCATGGATGAATTGAGAAAAGcatcacatttttcaatattCTGAGACCTACAGAGATTTCTTCAGTGTCTTTGTCTTGTGAAACATTTTATCCCATTTGTGTTAATGAACACACCTTTGATTAAAAATCTGCACTTATATTCATTTATGACCTTGATGTATAATTTTTTGCGAGTTCTTTGCCATCGGTATGCATTAATAGgtgcatataataataataatcaatcctttattagtcccacaatggggaaattatttctctgcatttaacccatcccggaggagcagtgggctgcaatgaagcgcccggggagcaacttggggttaggtgtctcgctcaaggacacctcggcatgttgccggtagaggggtttgaaccaccaaccttgtggttacgggacaagcgctctacctcatgtgccacagccgcccctgcATATATGCCTGCATTGAACACCTGAAGTGTGTTGGTATACTAAGTGATGTTCTGTGACCTTTCCAGGAGAAAGGCCTCAGTTGATGAGAATTATGAGTGGGATGCTGTTGATTTCTGCTCACTGCCGGGAGACCATAACGgtgagtgtttttctttccttgttgACAAAAAGCAGTTTGTGTTTCGGTACATTGTCTGTTTTTAGAATCGAGGTGttgaggtgaaaaaaaaaaagacacactggGTGATTGTTGTGAAGTTAATCCTTGACACATCCCAATGGCATCTTTACCATTTAACCTGCAGGGATGCCATGCTTCCTAGTGGATGAGAACATGAGCGTGGAAAACGTCTCATGTGACGTTATCTGTTGATAAGATTAAGAAATTGGACAGCTGTGAAGCGGGGTTTTTGGTATATAACTGCGATCATGCTTGTTTTGGGCTCACCATGCCTTCCCTCCAAAAAGAGAAGTAAAACCAAATCAGACCTGAGGCGTAAAATGACCCCTGCTCCTATTTACGATACTTCGATCGCCCTTACTCAGACCAGAACCCCCCAAATCGCCCCTGTCTCAATTGGCTCTTTCACCCCCCCTTGCTCGGAATAGGCTACCTTCGAACTCGATTTTTATTATGAtatcaactacacacctgtaaagtctggtgactgcatcttgcacgcTTTGGCCACtattgttttgacaaaatatccaaatacagaaaaatacacaccTGGTAAAGTACTCAAAACTGCCCCTGGGTGGTTCctgctacagtaggtgtctcctggacaacattttttcatgatgactcacacacacagactcacaaggtgcaAATAACACCAGCATTGCTGTGGTGGCGGGTACACATGAttttatggaaagaaaaagCCTCTGATAGGCTTCCGGATTTGCCCATTGTGAACAGGGCAAGGATTAAAGGTCAGTCTCAAGCTCTGGTATCAGCGTTTAATGGGTTCTCGGTTCGAACCCACAGGACGTCTTGGGCCCTTCCGTGTGGAGTTTGCGTACTGTTACCTCACATATTTTCTCCGGCCCCTCcatcttcctcccacagtctaaAGACATGCCTCTTCAGTGAATTGATGTAGCTAAAAATGGCccatatgtgtgagtgtgaatggtggTTGTCTCAATGTGTCATCACTGTGATTGACTGGTGGGCAGTATGTCCCCCATCTTGTATTAATGATTTTAGTGGAACCCAGTGCTTTCACATTATACAATAAGAAATactatttttaataaatgtacacTTTTTGATCACTGATATAGATGACCGTATACTGTATAGATATTCTGTATTCACTATTAATTTTGGTATGATTAATTGTAGTATAGTGTTTCCTACTGGCTCAaatttgttgttgctgtagacttaATGTGGCGTGTAGTAGCAGCGTGGCATGCATAGTAAGAAGCAACATATAACAGGCCTTGACAACACTTAGAATTTTTAATCTGACCCAGGTGACATTTGTTACTGTGTTTAAAGAACAAATTAAGAGAAAACGTTGTTGGACATGTTTTGCACTCGGAAGCCAGTATTAAATATTCAACCCTATGATTGTTTCATATCTGAGTTCAGGTTCTAGGGCACGAAGCCCACAGGCTGTAGACATTTATAATGACATCTTGGGTAAAACATCACAAGATAATTTCAGTTTCTTTTCACCCACAGACCTGCCTCCTTCGCTGATTCCACTGAAGTCCGCTCCGTGCTGCAGCCTCCCCAGAATGCAGTGCTCCACTAAGGCACAGAAACATAGCGCTCAGCTCTCTCTGCTCCTGGGGCATCAAAGCAGCTGCTCTGCTGAGCCAGAACCAGACACCGTGCTGTTCTGACAGCGCCAGCCCTCGCCTCATCTCACCTGATGTGTCCTTTCACTTATTGACTGGCATCACAAGGCGACAAAAAGTCCACGTGGCAGAAAGTGAGCTTTTTTGTCTGTCCCAATCTAATTCCCCTTTTTCAAACCAAGAAAAGAGGACAAAATGGCCTTTAAGGGGAGTCCTCTGCTCGGTCTCTTTGATAGACTTTACTTGGAAAATAATGGTTTTCAACAATACTGGTCTGGGTGAAAGTGATGGAGACGCAAAATCACCTTTACCCTTATGCAGAGCTTTAAAAGTTTGCTTTGTGACCCATCTGCCATCACGCTCTTGGCATTTTCTTTTGAGAAAAAGAGTCTGCCAATCTGCCGATATCAAAGCTTTTCACTGCGCTGGTGGCTTCACCACGTTCTATGTGTGTGGTTTGATACGCATTCATCATCCAGAGATGACTCAGTGGCCACACAAGGGAAAAAACGATCTCAGTCATCATCAAGTGACTAGTTTTGGGCTGGGGATGATTAAGTTTATAGATATCATCAATCACCTTTGAGTTCAACAAGAGCTGTTGATGAAATGGCAATAAATAAGGAAgataaatagaatataaaaacGCTACTTTGCAAGGCAGTTCATATTTTGCTTTAGTGTAAAACTGTTTCTAAAGTGTAGTTCTCCAAGAGAGATCATTAACTGCTTTTTTTGCCCttgaaatactgtaaaaaaaatattttcagtatcTAACAATCTACTCGCTGTGGCTAAAAGCCTTAGTTTCCTTCAAGAACTCTAATTATGCTTGGTAATTAAAGAGGGTCAAGTCGACTTGTAGGGTTTGCCAGTTTATTTGTTATGGACACAAATGGAAATTAGCTTTTGGTTTTTGGTTTGACTTTAATTTACCAAGGATCAATTCTCTCAATGACTCCCTGCAGCACCTGCTGTACACTCGCACAGTTGTTAACACTGGCTCTCTGGAGCCAACAGGGGATGCTGCTAAGTGTCCCCAATTAAGTCATTAAATACCTTGTTTGAGGGCGGGTCAACAGCAGGTACTGCTAGGGCTACTGCATAGTTATACCCTCATATTAAAAAATGCTGATGTGGTAATCAAGAGATAAATTGTAATCATGAACACAATTTGATTTGAGTGCACATCAGCATTTATAACAGCCAAGTTTCAGaaccaaattaattaattttagtAGAAACCATATGTTTAGTGGAGTCACTCCGACATATCTGACTTGCTGGTTGATAATCTGGAAGAGCCCGAAaacagtgttgccaactcttttcaaTGGAAAGAAGCCTGATCGAAAAAGTGTCCATATGTTGATGCATGGCGTCATGCGCTGATGTGCATATTGGGGACTTTATTACtgaagatttttaaaaaagaaaggcaaATGAAGAAGCCAAGCTCAACTTAACTGACTCTAACTAGCATTACATGTGCTGTTATTATTCTTCAAGTTGCTATCAACTCATCAATAGGAACCTAAATCTGCctagaatttcaaaataaaaacctgacTGTCTTCAAGGGTGGGAAGCACCCTTTAATTGCCACGACACTTTCTGGTGACACTGGGCACTCACATGTGCAAAtagttttgtcttttgtcataTAGTATATTGTTTTTGGAAATTGGACGCACTAAAACTGTTGATCTCGCCAAGCCTGACTTCCTTATGTAGATTAAGATTGTTCCTGTTAGTTCTGGGGGATTCAACCAGAGATTGTCCTGCCCCCAGCGCCCCTAAACCTGCTGAGAGAAACATGCTTAtgcttcatgctctcttttctTCACGAACAatggaagaaaaaggaaaattggGTTCGGCTCGCTGCTTTAGCTCAAGGCCTTCACATTAGTCAACCAAATAATTAACTCAGAGCTCCACGGCCTACCAGAGCATTGTGGGGTATCCATCCTATAATTGAAATTCACTCTTAGAGGCtacatttactgcaaatcaatgttTCACTTCTTtaggacattttcattttcttctgtacACATATTGTACCTCAGGACCGTAAATGATCAAACCCCATGCGCTGCTTCGGGGATTTGCAGTCAGCActactttttttctgcttacgttttttaaaatttaatcTAAATATTGTGCTTCCAAGACATCAAATAAGAAAAAGTATGTGATTTTCTTCCACATATTCTCGATATAAGAAATAATACTGCCCATTTTTGACTTTCAGGCCCAAAACCTGAATAGTGAAAACATGGGGAACTACtgcatgacttttattttttaatgatctgAAGGAGTGGACCGTGAAACGTTCTAGAAGAAAATGTATGCACAACACACGTCTGGCTGTATAGTTATGTGGATAAACCGTACTCCAGAA from Anoplopoma fimbria isolate UVic2021 breed Golden Eagle Sablefish chromosome 14, Afim_UVic_2022, whole genome shotgun sequence encodes the following:
- the LOC129102236 gene encoding uncharacterized protein LOC129102236, with protein sequence MGMEIYPATSRLLELVPEPLLAGVLGGVGFMCLALVLLLGSACVISRKRDQRRREKKHESPSVIYKCSPSIKTSGTGSPDSVLKTSLLPASILYPTTSSTTTTSSSQTDCSSFSADSHHRRKQLSATIYGRGRLARTTSSPIPPPIELIDRGPDGRFALPYDDDLASVQIQESRRYYQAQVRRSVSLHSEREDRKQPAFVLSVDLPPCKPAEADSTKQSRSMVQGLSHHGPYILDEKSSYDVYPDDSSLGSNSSLATIPQQDRRITPTFPVLPHIRSGLGQPSTTASSLVLQMEHERERGNLSHCLKLAREREELERELQRYTLERGSVREMMREHSDLESDEAAGNELVWEYKSSTLPHRYPQGSKESFGLSQRRVCHTLIPARTCFSASSPASSSCFKSGDLQPAPSFDKQNPLLFEEVGNFSKGRLTLPHPSSKHQRHERVEAAPEGYDNSSQSTVLVMQTNDLCSGAQRQNNLSHGSLSTLPFHSSKYAQRSNWAANGVPDSAKAEVAFPELTDKDVCVEMSVDEPELEECVTRPAKPMLHHRIASHVQHGRSLTCRGHRGDWSRSKSFHCCSPASVDDFVRVPPPPQAPGPEPWRVGTHGSKLWDSKQRSQSLDSRRRKESSFLPPDAWIDSLSQENCSVASSRRPHTLFCEPQSPPTRKISKSPANSPSATQAASRSPPAVDALSLRSRPERPIPNADVPCHFEPRGEASILPNAAKWPVDYREAMKEAGGSLEAMREASRCIAPDDYYQKALEVEAEGYEVPMSGSSYSSYASSGRGSMEPANRRLSLCHLSPTLTSSPETIEEGQGSTEDKHNHQMEPSQRRKASVDENYEWDAVDFCSLPGDHNDLPPSLIPLKSAPCCSLPRMQCSTKAQKHSAQLSLLLGHQSSCSAEPEPDTVLF